The following proteins come from a genomic window of Gynuella sunshinyii YC6258:
- a CDS encoding ABC transporter ATP-binding protein, with amino-acid sequence MTSQNFLLFNIIKRKKWHYVAAALSLAIASLFLFLVPTIGKLVIDRVISSDRVVREDFPQWLIQMAGGADYLSENLWIAGLAIVLVTLISGLFMFLKDKLAVNACESTVEQLRNRLYFHLHLLPNDFYARADSGDILQRCTSDIDTLKEFLTMQVMNIGRAIILLLVVIPLMLLQSAWMTLLSLMLLPVVFLFAVHFFGRVKQQFLKVDEAEGELTTIVQENLTGIRVVRAFARQQFEIDKFEEKNRKYFNLNIELMRLLSRFWSTSDLLCFLQTGTVLIVGAWLVSIDMITLGTFFAFLTYTSMVIWPIRELGKELSEAGKAVIAISRIQEILDESEEADTVDPVPMPERLSGNIRFDKVSFAFDPDFPVLRDISFDIHHGQTVAIVGPTGAGKSMLVQLLLRIHDYQQGSIQIDGIELNRLDRRQLRHQVGVLLQEPFLFSRSLKENIRLSDRAASDGRVYDSAMRASVHHTIENFEHGYETVIGERGVSLSGGQRQRVTLSRTLLKESPILILDDTLSAVDSLTERRILKSLMVNRHQQTRLIITHRISVCQQADIILVLQNGRLAQQGTHESLLSESGFYRQLWDIQSGQKHDFDQDTKIFTKEGQDYVPAK; translated from the coding sequence ATGACGAGTCAAAATTTCTTGTTATTCAATATCATCAAACGCAAAAAGTGGCACTATGTTGCAGCTGCTTTGTCTCTGGCAATTGCCAGTCTGTTTTTATTTCTGGTACCAACCATCGGGAAGCTGGTCATTGATAGAGTGATTAGTTCCGATCGAGTGGTTCGGGAAGATTTTCCTCAATGGCTGATCCAAATGGCCGGTGGTGCTGATTACCTGTCGGAAAACCTATGGATAGCGGGACTGGCAATTGTCTTGGTAACTTTGATCAGTGGCCTGTTCATGTTTCTCAAAGACAAGCTCGCCGTTAATGCATGTGAATCGACGGTAGAGCAGTTACGAAATCGTTTGTACTTTCATTTGCATCTCTTGCCTAATGATTTTTATGCCAGGGCGGATAGTGGTGACATTCTTCAGCGTTGTACTTCCGATATTGATACGCTGAAAGAGTTTTTGACTATGCAGGTTATGAATATCGGTCGGGCGATCATACTGTTGTTGGTCGTAATTCCGCTGATGTTGCTGCAAAGTGCCTGGATGACTCTGTTATCCCTGATGCTGCTGCCCGTGGTGTTTTTGTTTGCGGTACATTTCTTTGGTCGTGTTAAACAACAGTTTCTGAAAGTGGATGAAGCCGAGGGTGAATTGACCACCATCGTTCAGGAAAACCTGACGGGTATACGTGTTGTTCGTGCATTTGCAAGACAGCAGTTTGAGATTGATAAGTTCGAGGAGAAGAACCGCAAGTACTTCAATCTGAATATAGAGTTGATGCGACTGCTGTCTCGATTCTGGTCTACTTCTGATCTGCTTTGTTTCCTTCAAACCGGGACGGTACTGATTGTTGGAGCCTGGCTGGTCAGTATCGATATGATTACTCTGGGGACCTTCTTCGCCTTCTTAACCTACACCAGCATGGTCATATGGCCCATCCGTGAATTGGGTAAGGAATTAAGTGAGGCTGGTAAAGCGGTTATTGCGATATCCCGTATACAGGAAATTCTGGATGAATCTGAGGAGGCGGATACTGTTGATCCGGTTCCAATGCCAGAACGTCTGAGTGGCAATATTCGCTTTGATAAGGTTTCGTTTGCGTTTGACCCTGATTTTCCGGTTCTCCGTGATATCAGCTTTGATATTCATCATGGGCAGACGGTCGCTATTGTTGGACCGACAGGCGCAGGTAAATCCATGTTGGTTCAACTACTGCTGCGTATACATGATTATCAGCAAGGGTCGATTCAAATAGACGGGATTGAGCTGAACCGTTTAGACCGCAGGCAATTACGTCACCAGGTTGGTGTGTTGCTGCAGGAGCCGTTTTTGTTCAGTCGTTCGCTCAAGGAAAATATCCGCTTGAGTGATCGTGCTGCATCCGATGGTCGTGTTTATGACTCAGCTATGCGCGCCTCTGTTCATCATACGATTGAAAACTTTGAGCATGGATATGAAACCGTGATTGGCGAGCGGGGAGTCAGTCTGTCGGGTGGGCAGCGGCAGCGTGTAACGCTGTCTAGAACGCTGCTCAAAGAATCGCCAATATTAATACTGGACGATACGTTGAGCGCCGTTGACAGCTTAACAGAACGACGGATTTTGAAATCTCTAATGGTTAACCGTCATCAGCAGACTCGTTTGATCATTACTCATCGTATCAGCGTCTGTCAGCAGGCAGATATCATCCTGGTACTGCAAAATGGGCGTCTGGCGCAGCAGGGGACTCATGAAAGTTTGTTGTCTGAATCGGGTTTTTATCGGCAGCTGTGGGATATCCAGAGTGGTCAGAAGCATGATTTCGATCAGGATACAAAAATCTTTACCAAAGAAGGGCAGGACTATGTACCAGCAAAATAA